From one Nothobranchius furzeri strain GRZ-AD chromosome 2, NfurGRZ-RIMD1, whole genome shotgun sequence genomic stretch:
- the LOC107396468 gene encoding zinc finger protein 665 isoform X1 encodes MTAVSGREDCGGAESTSNPYLNLYEDDSNSSETEVSNNEDDQDGNNSECTLKLMSDCEPKTKDCNDWKESRSSKSHVKAGKSFHCPDCSKEFRHEWSLHKHMTGINHSEVRPSSCCIDKKRVRVKQNTGQKPFACELCGKRFRVKFSLDIHMRVHTGQRPFACELCGKRFRVKFSLDIHMRVHTGQRPFACELCGKRFTQKGNLNIHIRSHTGEKPFPCELCGQRFSGKSSLTIHMRAHTGQKPFACELCGQRFSVKSNLTIHMRVHTGQKPFACEVCGQRFSVKSNLAIHMRVHTQQKPFACELCGQRFSVKSSLTIHMRVHTRQKPFACELCEQRFSVKSSLTIHMRVHTGQKPFACELCEQRFSVKSNLNIHMGVHTGQKPFACELCDQRFSVKSNLNIHMRVHTGQKPFACELCQQRFSQKEHLVTHMRVHTGQKPFACELCGKRFRVKFSLDRHMRVHTGQKPFACELCGKRFTQKGNVNKHIRIHKREKPFACELCGQRFSVKSSLTIHMRAHTGQKPFSCELCGQRFSVKSSLNIHMGVHTGEKPFACEVCGQRFTQKSSLNSHMKLHTGQKPYACEVCGQRFSRKAHLESHMRVHTGQKPYACEVCGQRFSRKANLESHMRVHTGLKESR; translated from the coding sequence ATGACAGCAGTAAGTGGTAGAGAggactgtggaggagcagaaagtaCCAGCAATCCATATCTAAATCTTTATGAAGATGATTCcaactcttcagagactgaagtcagcAATAATGAAGATGACCAAGATGGCAACAATTCTGAATGTACGCTGAAACTCATGTCAGACTGTGAGCCTAAAACTAAAGATTGTAACGACTGGAAGGAGAGCAGGTCTTCTAAATCACATGTTAAGGCTGGCAAATCTTTTCACTGCCCAGATTGTAGTAAAGAATTTCGCCATGAGTGGTCTCTCCACAAACACATGACAGGAATTAATCACTCAGAAGTTAGGCCTTCAAGCTGTTGTATTGATAAGAAacgtgttagagtgaagcaaaatactggacagaagccttttgcttgtgagctctgtggaaaaagatttagagtAAAGTTCAGTTTAGAcatacacatgagagtccacacaggacagaggccttttgcttgtgagctttgtggaaaaagatttagagtAAAGTTCAGTTTAGAcatacacatgagagtccacacaggacagaggccttttgcttgtgagctgtgtggaaaaagatttacccaaaagggaaatttaaacaTACACATTAGaagccacacaggagagaagccttttccttgtgagctctgtggccaAAGATTTAGTGGAAAGTCAAGTTTAACTATACACATGAGAgctcacacaggacagaagccatttgcttgtgagctctgtggccaaagatttagtgtaaagtcaaATTTAaccattcacatgagagtccacacaggacagaagccttttgcttgtgaggtctgtggccaaagatttagtgtaaagtcaaATTTAgccattcacatgagagtccacacacaacagaagccttttgcttgtgagctctgtggccaaagatttagtgtaaagtcaagtttaaccattcacatgagagtccacacacgacagaagccttttgcttgtgagctctgtgaacaaagatttagtgtaaagtcaagtttaaccattcacatgagagtccacacaggacagaagccatttgcttgtgagctctgtgaacaaagatttagtgtaaagtcaaatttaaatattcacatgggagtccacacaggacagaagccgtttgcttgtgagctctgtgatcaaagatttagtgtaaagtcaaatttaaacattcacatgagagtccacacaggacagaagccgtttgcttgtgagctctgtcaaCAACGATTTTCCCAAAAGGAACATTTagtcacacacatgagagtccacacaggacagaagccttttgcttgtgagctctgtggaaaaagatttagagtAAAGTTCAGTTtagacagacacatgagagtccacacaggacagaagccttttgcttgtgagctatgtggaaaaagatttactcAAAAGGGGAATGTAAACAAACACATTAGAATCCACAaaagagagaagccttttgcttgtgagctctgtggccaaagatttagtgtaaagtcaagtTTAACTATACACATGAGAgctcacacaggacagaagccattttcttgtgagctctgtggccaAAGATTTAGTGTGAAGTCAAGTTTAAACATTCACATGGGAGTCCACACAggcgagaagccttttgcctgtgaggtctgtggacaaaggtttacccaaaagtcaagtttaaacagtcacatgaaactccacacaggacagaaaccttatgcttgtgaggtctgtggacaaagattttccCGAAAGGCTCATTTAGaatcacacatgagagtccacacaggacagaaaccttatgcttgtgaggtctgtggacaaagattttccCGAAAGGCTAATTTAGaatcacacatgagagtccacacaggactcaAAGAATCCCGTTAA
- the LOC107396468 gene encoding uncharacterized protein isoform X2 yields the protein MEERRRKAFAPSKSRKKSPTSGLEVISTSCSGARSVMASAPLLVCGVPTAKYWASAVSVQSQCHYHLSLRQVAFPLQGVESKAERCYKRQPPLGQVPFPTQVGVVLLQGQHRHCGHQ from the coding sequence atggaggagaggagaagaaaagcgtttgcaccctccaagagccggaagaagtcaCCCACTTCAGGTTTAGAGGTCATCAGCACCAGCTGTAGTGGAGCAAGGTCAGTGATGGCGTCGGCCCCCCTTTTGGTATGTGGTGTTCCCACCGCAAAGTACTGGGCTTCAGCTGTCAGTGTTCAGTCTCAGTGCCACTATCATCTCTCCCTGCGGCAGGTGGCGTTCCCACTGCAGGGTGTGGAGTCTAAGGCGGAGCGTTGCTACAAGCGTCAGCCTCCCCTGGGTCAGGTGCCTTTCCCAACTCAGGTAGGAGTGGTTCTGCTGCAGGGACAACACAGGCACTGTGGACATCAATGA